The nucleotide sequence TATTGATAAATTAAATTACGAAAGAAACCAAATATAATTATTAACTTTTCTTCAAATACTTTTTCATCTGCAATTAAAGTTCCACTTTTAATTATTTCTTTTTTATTTAAAATGGAATATTTTTGTCAGTAAACAAACAATTCAAACAATAAAACCAAGTGTAATCATATTTGAATTGAATTAAGTTGTAATTAAATCTGTTTGGTTCAACAACTTCGGAATATATTTCTGAAGATTGTAAATCACAATTACAATTGGGACACTTTTTATTATTCATGTTTTTAGTTTTAATCAAATAGTTTTTCAACTTAAAAAACTATTCATCAATTAAATGAATAGTTTTAATAGAAACGTAATAGGGTGTAGGTGTTAAAATGTTTCCAAATTTAACACCTACACAGATGGAAGTTTCGATTTAGTTGATTACACTGAGTGATATGTAATTATTGTTCACTAGTTGCAACAGTACTATTTATTGAAATACCCTCCCCCCCTATATGGGTAAGGGTAGTGCAACCTATTTCCAAATTAACTTCAAAGGCTTGTGCATCAAGAGTTTCAATAACTTGGTAATTAGATTCACTAATTGAATGCAACCTATTTGAATCGTTTGAATCGTAAGTGCAACCTATTTGCAACCTTTCTTCAAAGCCATATATATCAACAGGTTCAGCTAAATAGGTTTCAGTGACTACAGTATAGGTAGGAGAGGGGGGGGTAATATTATTTTTTGCTAACCAATACAATTTACATCTGTTATCTTTTTTACTTTTATCAAACCCTTTACAAAGCTGATTTCTATCAACTCCTCTTTTTAATACCGACTTAAGAGAATTCTCATTACATCCGATAGCATTAAGAAGTTCAGGTAACGTATACTTTTTAGCAGCATCATTTGTTTCCATGAATTCAATCACCTGTGTAAGTAATCCTTTATTAATTGACTCTTCAGAATTTACTTCTGCCAAATGCCACTTACCTGAATCATCCATAAAAACTTTTTTAATAGAATTGTCAGAAGAACGACTTTTTACATTAGTCAAAACTTTGTAATTTAAATTAGGATTACTAGTTATTAACCATGCGTTATTTGAATTCCCTACAATTGAACCATGTCCTCTAAACTTAGATACACCTTTAGCATCTTTATCTTTGTTTGTATGATGTAAAAGAATAATAGGCACATTAACTTCTATGCTAAGTTCTTTAAGCTGAGTTACTACTAATCCAGCCTTATCAGAATTTTCATCTAAATTAGGATCTGTACTTTTTAAAATTCCAATAAGACTATCAGCAACAATTAATTTTAAATTAGGAAATGCACCTTCTTTTATTTTTGATTTTAGCGTTTCTAATTTGTGCATATTAAAATCAGTTACTATTGAATACTTATCACTTCCTAATATTCCTATATCAAAAAAATATTCTGAAATTTCATCAAGAATCATTTCACAAGGACTATTAACAAATAAAACACTACCTGTCTCGTTTGGTTTCTCACCTAAAAATTCTTCACCAAATATTACACATTTAGCGATATCATAAGCGTTTCTAGTTTTACCTGCACCTGAATCACCACCAATAAGATTTAAACCATATTTTACATAATCTGCAATTAAATGTTTTACACCTGTAAGATTTAATGCTTCAAATTCAGATGCCGATAAAATAGTTAGTTCTTTATCTTGATTAGCTTTTTCTTGATTAAGAATTCTGTTAATTGCAGCATCGCTGTAACCCAATTTATGTGCTTTCTTACGTAATTTTTCTTGCTTTTTAACAATAGGTTCATTTAGCAATTCTTCAATTATTACATCTAATTCATCAGCAAAACCTTTTGCTTCTGTATTTCTACGTTCTAACTCTTTTTTAAACTTATGCTCTAAACTATCCATCTTCTTATTCCAATTCCAATCAGATACTTCCTTTTTACCACCACATCTTTCAAATAGTGTATCTAACTCAACTTGTTTTTCATCCTCTGACAATAATTTAATTGCTACCTCTGCTATTTTGTAAGCTTCTCTAACTTTTAATGGTTCATCATTTTTACTTTCTAACCAATTTTTTGCAGATATAGTATTACCAATAATTTGTTTAAATGCTTCTTTAATTACTATTGATTCATGATTAAGAAAATTTAGTAATTGATACTGGGAACTATATATTTCACAAACATCTGTATCCTTAAGTTGGTAAATTATTGATTTAACAACATGTTCCGGCGTAACAGGAGAGATATATATATAGTGCATTCCTGTTGAAATTTCACTAGTCAAAGCTTCTGAATATTCCTTCAAATGAAAATGGTTGATTAATGGTTCAGCTTCTACAATGCTCGGAACCCACAGAGTAGGGTAAGAAAATATATTAGAGGAAGATGCAGCAGATGTAGAGCCAGTCTTGATTTGAGAGTTATTTTGTTGTAACATAGTAACAGTTATAAATTTATAAGTGAACGTATCCAACTGCTGATAACAGTTGGATATTTTTGTTTGCATTTGTAAAAGTTTTGATATAAAGCTTTCGTTTAAATTTAATATTCATTTTTATTAAAGTAGATAATCTTCTGATAAATATCGTTGGTATTTTTCTTGAATAAATAATCTAATAATTGAAGAAATACTAAGTTTCTTTTCATTAGAAATATGTTTCAGAAACGTATAATCACTCTCTGAAAGACGGAAGTCTATTTTATGATTCAACATTGACTTATGAAGTAGTACACGACTATTATAGATACAACGTTTATGAAATTGCAACCTTTAATGTAAAAAAGAAAAACACTACTTTACTTCCTGTAAATCTTGCCTAGCAAAGCTTTTAAAAATATTTAATAATATTTAACTATTAATAATTAGCTATTAATTAAAATACTAAAGTTTTCAACTGATATTATTATTAATTAAATAGTTTTAAATTAAATATTATTAATGTGAAAGAAAACTAAAGTTGTTATTCTTTGTTGTTTTCTTTTTTAAATTGAATCCATTCTTGAATAATTAAAGTAACGGCATCACCTACTGGTACTCCCATATCAACTGCAATTTTTTTAACTTGTTTCTTTATATTTTCATCAGAAATATAAATAGTCCAAGCTGTTTTGTTCGTAGACATAAAATTCATAAGAAATATTGCTGCTAATTTTACAACTCATTAGCAGTTCAAATTACTTATGTTAAGTATTATTAACATATTAGGTAGTGTACCTATGATATTAACACTAGCTATATTACCATGTAATTTGACAAGTTTAAGTTAAAAACTCAACCCTACTTACAGCTTATTTATGGCAGAAGATACTAAAACTCAATCAAACAATACGGATAATTCAACGCAAGCTAAACGTAAGCGACTACCGCGTAAAGCTTTACCTAGTGCAGTTCAATCCAATACCAACAGAAGTGAACTAACTATCAAAGGAAGAATCTCAAGTGCTGCAAAAGCAGTATCAGCAAGTGATTTCCCTTTGTTTAGAGCATTTATACTTAGTCCTGATGCTGATGAATTATTTGTAAAAACCACCAAAAATACCATCATCAGCTTATCAACAGGCGACAGGTATTCTTCATCTTGCAGCGGATATCTAGTAATTCTTTAAATGCGATCGCCCGTCCCTGGAAAGATAAGCGATCGCTTTTACTCCCAATTCATCAGGTACAAGAACAGGAAGCAATTTAAATTATGGCAGATAGACAATTAACAGACAAAGAAATCAAAGTAATTGAGACTTTTGATGATGCACGTCCTGGATTAGGAGCTATTGCAGAACAAACTATCCGTAATGAAAATTCTGGATGGAAAGAAATAATTGAAGAAATGAAAGAAGAAGATATCAAAATAAATAAATCAAATGAATAAAGTTGTTTACTTTTTAATTTGTGCAGTTTTACTTTTAGTTTATTTAATTGATAAAACTTCAGTTAAAGAAACCACTTCAATTAATTGCACATTTTCAATTACGAAAGAAACAAAGTAGTTTACTGGGAATAACTCTAATAAAAGTTATTCCCTTTTAATAAATGGAAAATAACAATAGTTCTGAAGAAAATATTCAAATTAAAGTAAACAATAATATTGTTGCTGAAAAAACTTTAGTTAAATCAAATGAAATAACTTCGTTGTTATTTGAAAACTTATTAATTGTTTTTACAACAAGTTTAATTACACAATTATTATTTCTTGTTCCCGCAAGTTATAACTTACGTAACTTATTACCAACAATAGTTTTATCATTGTTTGGAATAATAAGTTTAGTTTTAGTTGTAATAAAAAAGAAACCAACTTTAAAAAGTTATTTATATTTACTTTCTTTTTTAATTGGAATAA is from Tolypothrix sp. NIES-4075 and encodes:
- a CDS encoding AAA family ATPase — translated: MQTKISNCYQQLDTFTYKFITVTMLQQNNSQIKTGSTSAASSSNIFSYPTLWVPSIVEAEPLINHFHLKEYSEALTSEISTGMHYIYISPVTPEHVVKSIIYQLKDTDVCEIYSSQYQLLNFLNHESIVIKEAFKQIIGNTISAKNWLESKNDEPLKVREAYKIAEVAIKLLSEDEKQVELDTLFERCGGKKEVSDWNWNKKMDSLEHKFKKELERRNTEAKGFADELDVIIEELLNEPIVKKQEKLRKKAHKLGYSDAAINRILNQEKANQDKELTILSASEFEALNLTGVKHLIADYVKYGLNLIGGDSGAGKTRNAYDIAKCVIFGEEFLGEKPNETGSVLFVNSPCEMILDEISEYFFDIGILGSDKYSIVTDFNMHKLETLKSKIKEGAFPNLKLIVADSLIGILKSTDPNLDENSDKAGLVVTQLKELSIEVNVPIILLHHTNKDKDAKGVSKFRGHGSIVGNSNNAWLITSNPNLNYKVLTNVKSRSSDNSIKKVFMDDSGKWHLAEVNSEESINKGLLTQVIEFMETNDAAKKYTLPELLNAIGCNENSLKSVLKRGVDRNQLCKGFDKSKKDNRCKLYWLAKNNITPPSPTYTVVTETYLAEPVDIYGFEERLQIGCTYDSNDSNRLHSISESNYQVIETLDAQAFEVNLEIGCTTLTHIGGEGISINSTVATSEQ